In Camelus bactrianus isolate YW-2024 breed Bactrian camel chromosome 28, ASM4877302v1, whole genome shotgun sequence, a single window of DNA contains:
- the LOC105068437 gene encoding uncharacterized protein LOC105068437 yields MKKRLAKFVSWVGFSARQRERRDHEHPVPRYPIRKHELKKFHKAAYLGDLDTVEVLLLRKKNFVHSRDRNNRTALHLACTSGQSPVVTLLIGWRCDLNARDKEGKTALIKAVQCRKEACVSILLEQGADPNLVDDFQNTALHYAVLAGNTSVAAELLRYDANIEAINKYNMTPFLLAVRKNKEEMVKFLMENGANVHAVDKLQRSALILAVYHDSPDIVKLLLEKRVNADSLDSHGRTAEEYAYCNGFEQ; encoded by the exons ATGAAGAAGAGACTCGCTAAGTTTGTGAGCTGGGTGGGCTTCAGCGCCCGTCAGAGAGAGCGCAGGGATCATGAGCACCCCGTGCCTAGGTATCCCATCCGTAAGCACGAACTAAAGAAGTTCCACAAAGCCGCATATCTTGGCGATCTGGACACAGTGGAGGTGTTGCTGTTACGTAAGAAGAATTTCGTACACAGCAGAGACAGGAACAACAG GACTGCCCTACACTTAGCCTGCACGAGTGGCCAGTCACCAGTGGTGACTCTCCTTATAGGGTGGCGTTGTGATCTGAATGCTCGTGACAAGGaaggcaagacagctctcatcaaG GCTGTACAATGCCGGAAAGAAGCGTGTGTCAGTATCCTGCTGGAACAGGGTGCTGACCCAAATCTTGTGGACGACTTTCAAAACACTGCTCTGCATTACGCCGTCTTGGCTGGAAATACATCAGTTGCAGCAGAGCTGCTCCGCTATGATGCAAATATCGAGGCGATAAACAAG TATAACATGACACCATTTTTACTCGCCGTcaggaagaacaaagaagaaatggtcaAATTTTTGATGGAGAACGGGGCAAATGTACATGCAGTTGACAAGCTGCAAAG atcaGCACTCATACTTGCTGTGTATCATGACTCACCGGACATAGTCAAGCTGCTTCTTGAGAAACGTGTTAATGCCGATTCGCTAGATTCACACGGACGGACTGCTGAAGAATATGCTTATTGTAATGGTTTTGAACAGTAA